A stretch of DNA from Triticum dicoccoides isolate Atlit2015 ecotype Zavitan chromosome 2A, WEW_v2.0, whole genome shotgun sequence:
TTCCTTGGGGTGGCATCTTTATGCCCTTCACTCTGACTCCCCTGACCAGGCGCTACTCCTAGAAGCCGTAGTGCATCTCGGATGAGTTCAACGTGGTCAAGAAGTCGTGCCAGAAGACCTCGAAGCTGGTAGACGAGGGATTGGCACTCGAGCAGGTCATGCATGTTGCCCTTAGACAAGGAATCTAGTCATTCCAAGCCGGGGTGCACCCGATGTGGGAGTACAACGGGGTGGACGACTCTACTCGGGCCATCTGAGGTGGCTTCTATGAGGGCAAGTACATTGGGGAAATGCTCTCGCTCATGTTTAAGGTTAAGGGAATCAATTTCCTCAACGGCGCCATTGACGGTGGATTCTCTACCATAGTGCTAATAGTGGAGGTAAACACATGCCCTATATATACTTCTAGTTGATGATCAGTTTTGGTTATATGTCTTGATAGTCTGCTTGTTGTCGCAGCCATGGCACACTTGGGAGGCCAACATCAGCTTCCCGACTCTACAACCCGAGAACCCCCAACCCAAAGGGCAGATTTGGCTTTGATCCGAGGACACCACCAGGACCACCACACGTGTCATGTGTGCCAAGGGCCCTGCGATCACGGTCGACCTCAACGATGACAATGACACATGCCACGTCCACCTCGGGTGCGGCTGGGCAGGATCCGCCTGAGGAGACAGGACGGGAGAAGCGCCAAAAGGTCCTTCAGGACCAAGCGCCTCAAACGACCGCCCTACTGGTCTCCACCGCCTCGGTTCCGTGCCTGCTGGGGGTACTGTGGAGCTACTACCTGCAACTTTTGGTTCTGTGTTGGGGCACTAACACGCTCAAACCCTCTATCTACAACATGGTGGTTTTTTAACCAAGTTCAAGCCGCTGGGAAGCGTAATACCCTACGTACTGCTAGCTTTTATTAATTGAAAGTGATGAACTGGATGTACAATGATGAACTTTCCTTGTTGGGGTTTGCCGGGTCAGGGAAAGTGCACTAATGCGTGCGGAAATAAACTCTGAGGGAGTCAAACCCCTATCTATGTAGCGTGGGCCTTCTTTTGTAGTCACAAGGGGTCACTATAGTGGCTACAAGGTAGCGGGTACAGTATATGTACAGTGGAATACCTATCACATTAAATGCAGGGGCATGTATCTTCATATCCCGTTGCCCGGGTTGAACGCATGTCTTGTCATAACGTAGCAGACTTTTACTGACACAACACTTTACCGCGACATGTTGCAGATGAAGTGTCCCCCGCATGGTAAAAGGGGGTGGTGAATCATCTTGGGTGCCACCTAACCCTCTGGAGGCGTGTACTCTGCTTGACAACTCGCCATGCACCATCGTAGACCGTAGGATACCTGTACTTAGCCACGCCGCTGTAGCCCTGCGCCTGACAGCCTCTGACTGGTCGTTCACGGTGCGGAAGCCGATGGTATGGCGATAGCGGAGGAGGGACTTGTCGCCGGGGGGCAGAACTCTTCTAGGGTAATCTTGGCATTGACATTGTTAGTGGTGCCAGAGGACTCTTCCTCAAGTGTGATGTGTCTTGTCAGTGAGAGTCTTGACAAAGACACGCATACCACCATGTTGCCACTGGCACTGTGAAAGTATGGATTCCTTGTGGATATTGTAGCCAGCAAGGGTGCGATCATCCTTGACCTGCGTGCCGGCAGCGAGGCAATCACCACTTCCTTTGAGGTAGGCttcggggctgtttggttctagcactagcattgccacactttgccacacatttttgccaaacttgcctaaggttagtttatCAAAATGAGAGCCATAAGTTGGCAagtctaagggaatcttgccacactttttgtgtgtatgtcatgtggggcccaagtgtggcgtgcctaaggtgtggcttgaaccaaacactcacctaagttggtcaaagttgcctaagcttaggcgtggcaatctttggcaaagttagtcacaaccaAACAGCCCCTTCCTCTGTCTTGAATCTTGACGAAGATCTCCATACCAAACCCCGAGCCAACCCCGAGCCAAACCAGCTGCCACCCCCACACCAGTCCCGTATCACTTTGTCGTGAAGATGAGATCAACAGCTCAGCGCTCATGTAGCAGACAGACGGAGCTGGCACTGGCAGTTGCACTGCCCcgcactcctcttcctcctccgctcGCTTGCTACTCTCCAAGTATCCATCCATTCCATCAATGGTCGCAAGCCCCCACGCAGCAGCAGCACCGCTTCCATCTCCGCACTCAGCCCGCCGGTAGCCCTCCTCCCGCAGACACATGGCCTGGAGGCGGCTCGCCTCCCGCTCCCGTCGCTGCCCCACCATCCCCGCCGCCCCGCGGCCCGCGGCGCCGCGTCCGCGTCCGCCGGCGGGACCCGCCGCGGCCACGCCGCCgctgcgccgcctcctcctccccctctccccgcCCGGCTTCGCAGCCGCCGCAGCCTCCTCGCCCGCGCGGCTGCTCCACGCCGCTGCGGTGCGCGGGGGGAGCAGGTGGCTCGCGAGCGACGCCTCCGCCTCCGCGGCGAGGGGGCCCTCCGCCGAGCTGGTGGAGGTGCCCCTGGCGCAGACGGGGGAGGGGATCGCCGAGTGCGAGCTGCTGCGCTGGTTCGTCAGCGAGGTGAGCCTCATCTACGCCGCCCCCTTCCTTTGTCACTGCCTGCTTCCACTTCGAACTCTGCTTCGGGAAATGTTTTGGGGCAATTCTGCTGTCAGTTGCGATGCACACTAGCAATTTGAGCATGATGAGGTTCGATTGCTTGTTGGTGGCCCGATTGGGATGCCGTTTGCTTTGCCTATAATCTGAAATTCTGAACTAGTATAAGATATTGCTCCTGCCTATAATCTGAAGAATGTGCTGCTCGATTCGAACTCAATCTTGTCTGTTTTGTGTTTATGTATTTATTTTCATCtcaatttggggttgttctttgacTTGCTCATTTGGCAGGGCGACCACGTAGATGAATTCCAGCAGCTCTGTGAGGTACAGAGCGACAAAGCGACCATAGAAATTACAAGCCGTTTCAAGGGAACAGTACATGAGATTCAGTTTGCCCCCGGTGACATAGTAAAGGTAGCTTTGGATGATTACTAGTTATAAATGTCCCCTTTTCTTGTTGTTGCTGGTATTCCTTTTTTTTTAATTAGACCTTGGAATGCTAACATTATTATTCCTCTGGGAATCCTTTCAGTCTGAATAGATATATTTGACTGTCTCCTTCATTTTCTGAAGTCAATGTGTGCTTCTTAGGTTGGCGAAACTTTACTTAAGATGATTGTCAACGGCAGTCAAGTTGTACCTCATGATAGCCTAGCTTCATCCCCTGACATTCCTCTTGGAGTGGATACTTCTGCAAGTCCTTTAAGTGAAGGCAATGCTCCTCGTGGGTCTCTCTCCACGCCAGCCGTCAGGCATCTAGTGAAGCAGTATGGGCTCAACATCGATGATATTAAGGGTACAGGAAGAGATGGTAGAGTGTTGAAAGAGGATGTTCTGAATTACGCTGCTAGCAAGGGTCTTCTCCAGGAGCCGCCGTCAGCTTTGGAAGAGAATGTTGGTCAAGTTGAGTTACCGGAGGGAGGAAAATCACTACTTGATTCACATTTTTATGAAGATAAGAGAATTCCTCTCAGGTATTACAACATTTCTTGATAACCTACTTTGATATGGTTGGCCATATACATAACCACTGCAGTCCATTATGGGCACATGTCTTTCTTCAGGGGATACCAGAGAGCAATGGTGAAATCAATGAGCCTGGCTGCAAAAGTACCACATTTTCATTATCTGGAGGAAATAAACTGTGATGCTCTTGTACAACTTAAGGCATCATTTCAGAAGGAGAATAAAGATCATGATGTGAAGCACACCTTCCTTCCATTCCTCATAAAATCTCTTTCTGTGGCACTGAGTAAATATCCATTGTTAAACAGCTCTTTCATTGAAGAAACAAATGAAGTTACTCTCAAAGGTATGCAATCGCTGAGTTCCCACTCCTGTCGTCATATCCTGGAAAATGATCTTAAAACAATTCAGGGCGGTCACTCAGGGGTAGGAGTTTGGAAGCAGAGGATATATCGTATCCTTGGCGCTTTTTGTGCGTGCCTACAAGTAAACCAGGAAATTCCACCTGTCAAACCGTGTAGCTCTCCTTATCAACCAACCTTTAAAATGCACCGCTTCTGTTGGTCTGGATTGTCTCCAATTACCGTGTCTTGTAGGCTAGATTTCGTTTTATTTGTTTGCTAATTTGCAATAAGCAAAAAAAATCTCCACAAAAAGAAGTTTTCAATAAGATAGGAAACGTGATTTCTAAATAATACTGTTAGATTTTTCTTCTTCCAAAGTGCGCCATATAAAGACATTTATGTGATTATTTCTCTACAAACTACCTTTTGTGCTGAAGGTATCATGACATTGGTTTGTTATTTGTGTATTAGGATTCCATAACATCGGAGTAGCTATGGCTACAGAACAGGGATTAGTGGTGCCAAGCATCAAGAAAGTCCAGTCACTTTCTATATTGGAGGTCAGCAGCAATTCTTTTctcccttaattcatgataaatttgtATGCTAAAAAGTAATAAAGTATTCAGATGACAACCTAGACAAATATCAGAAAGATTTGCAGTTAGGCCCCTGAATATTTCCATAAACGATTGACTATAAACCTGTAGttcattttttttgcgggaaataactTGTATTACTCATGTAAACCTGTAGTCCATTCAATCACATCTTCATTTGGACATAGTTCCTTTTGTGGCTTGCCTGCCCAATGTTTTTTCCATGATTACACCAGATCACAAAGGAATTGTCAAGATTACATGAGATGGCACTGCAAAACAGACTAAGCACCAACGATATCACTGGTGGAACCATAACACTGAGCAACATAGGCGCCATCGGTGGCAAGTTTGGCTCTCCTGTTCTCAACCTGCCTGAAGTTGCGATCATTGCGCTCGGCCGCATTCAGAAGCTCCCTCGCTTTGATGATGAAGAAAACGTTTACCCGTCCTCGATAATCAATGTAAGATCATTGCCGTACATACATACCTAGCGCTGGGCTTACATTGCTTTGCACTTGCACTTACTCGGACATCCTGTTGTATGCCATGCAGGTGACCGTTGGAGCCGACCATAGAGTCGTCGACGGTGCCACAGTTGCAAGGTTTTGCAACGAGTGGAAAAGCCTGGTCGAAAAGCCAGAGCTGCTCCTGCTGCACATGCGATGATCCAGTAAGTTACCTGGATGCAGAGGGCCGCTCGGTCGAATTCGAAAGATGCTGAAATTCAGGCACTCTGCCATCTGAAGTTCAGATGCAAACGTATGGAAAGCCAGGTTGGTAGATAGGGCCATAAGGAGTCAATCAACTCAAGTATATGTAACTAATAATTGATTGACGTGACATGTTTTATGCAAACTATGTGATCACCCTGTGAATATTTGTATATTACATTGGAAATAAAGCTATAGAAGCAAAATTCATGTGGAAGTGTCAAAAGTAAATGTGGGAGCCAAAGTGTCGTTCTAGTCCCCGAGCTCATATACacctgcaatgaacaaaaaaataggAAAACAAAATCATAATATTTCGAATTTTTTGCAACAAACATTGCTTTGTTTTCTGCCTGCGTATAATTTTGTGATAGTATGGCATTCATGAATGTGTGGGAAAATAATCAGTGCTCCAAACTGCTTTTAAAAAAAGTATTTTTGGAGGCTTAATTTTTTTTTTTGATAAGGCTTCCACGAATGTCATATACACTTTGTAACATTCATCCATGTTTATAGaaaatattttttattttgtttactactcccttcgtccctaattacttgtcgcggacatggatACAAAtatatgtatctagaactaaaaatgtgtatagatacatccatttatggGACAATTAATTCCGGACTGAGGGTGTACCTTTTTATATTTTATTGTTCATCCAGTTGCATCTACACCTGTGAACAGAAATTCCATGCCTAGGAGTATACCTGGCCATCCCTCGGGCCGGGCCTAACCAAACCCGATGTAGAAAACCCAGGCCCAGGCTGGGCGTCGGGCCTAGAAATCAGGCCCAAGCCTAGCCCGTTAGTGTAAAAGCCCATCAGGCCTCGGGCTGGGCCTTTTCATTAAATCATAAATATGGAGGGCCTGGGCCCGGCTCGGGCTTCAGGCTCAAATTCAAGGCTGAGGCCCGGCCTGTGAGCACTATCGTGCCGGGCCGGGTCGGgtcgggctgcccatggccaggtataccTGGGAGTagatttttcctctctttttttttttgaggaccgGGAGTGGATTTTGTTAGTTGAGTAAGGTTGGATACAGTTGGACCGGGCTTAATTGGAGATGAACGTCAATAAAACGTCAAAATTGGATACATTTTTGGACCTCGAAATTGGATAGCTCAATATCCATTGGATTGTTGCCTCTTGTACAGTGCATTGTGGGCGCATCTTTGTCTCACTGTATGCGAGACGAAAGAATCTACCACCCTACATGGCCTGGCCCATCACCGGAGGAGCGCTGGCTTCCTATCAcagtattttttttccttttctgttttattactTTTATGTATCTTTATGAAATCGAACCATATTTTCTAAAAAAGATCAAAAATGTTCATCGCACATTTAAAAAAAGTGATATAGTATAAAATAATGTTGATAGCATTCAAAGACGTTTGTGATACTTCAAAATTGTTAACACGTTTGAtaaaaatgtttgtgacattttttaaaattttataCAATGTAAAACAATGTTAAAATAATTCATAAAAAATGTCTAGTAAAACGtcagtgcgttgctacgggctacaatGCTTACAAATGAATCAAACAAATGATAAAGGTCGTCTCCGAGGCCAAAGCTCATTTCTTCCTCGTATGTCCGAGCGTGTTCAAACATCAAACGGGTGCTTAGATTTTCAatacatagagagaaaacttgatattatttggATATATAAAAGCATatgtccctctctcataataattttcagtagcatcatgaatgaattcaacaatataactttcacagaaagcattcctttcatgatctacaagcatagaaatttttgtactctccacataagcaagtttactctcattcataatagtggaagcaaactcaacaaaataactatcatgtgagacataatccaattaaaaattaaaatcaagatgacaagtttaatGGTAATCATTATTTTTATAGcacacatgtcatcacaataatgatcatagcaactttattctcataatcaattgaaacctcttccgaaatagtggattcatcactaaataaagtcatgacctctccaaatccacttttatcaaaattgtgaaaagattcaacaccctccaaaatagtgggatcattacttcctaaagttgacactcttctaaacccacttttatcaatataatcatcataaataggaggcatgctttcattataataaattttctcatcaaaatttgggggactaaaaatatcatcttcatcaaacatagcatccccaaacttatggctttgcatatcattagcaacatggatattcaaagaattcatactaacaacatcgcaatcatgctcatcattcaaagatttagtgctaaatattttattgacttcttcttctaacactttggcacaattttctgaTCCATCGTTTTCAagcaagacattataaagatgaattaaATGTGGCAACCTCAATTCCCTTTTTCTATAGTTTTCTTTtttaaccaaactagtgataaaacaaggaactaacagattcaattgcaagatctaaagatatatataccttcaagcactcaccttcccggcaacggcgccagaaaagagcttgatgtctactacacaacatttcttcttgtagactcgtattgggcctccaagcgtagagttttataggacaatagcaaattttcctcaagtggatgacctaaggtttatcaatgcgTGAGAggcataggttgaagatggtctctctcaaccaaccccgcaaccaaatacaagaaatctcttgtgtccccaacacacccaatacaatgacaaattgtataggtgcactagttcagcgaagagatggtgatacaagtgtagtatggataatagatataggtttttataatctaaaaataaaaaacagtaaggtaacaagtgataaagcggagcacaaacggtattgcaatgcttgaaaacaaggcctagaattcatactttcactagtgcaagttctctcaacaatgataa
This window harbors:
- the LOC119353073 gene encoding lipoamide acyltransferase component of branched-chain alpha-keto acid dehydrogenase complex, mitochondrial-like gives rise to the protein MAWRRLASRSRRCPTIPAAPRPAAPRPRPPAGPAAATPPLRRLLLPLSPPGFAAAAASSPARLLHAAAVRGGSRWLASDASASAARGPSAELVEVPLAQTGEGIAECELLRWFVSEGDHVDEFQQLCEVQSDKATIEITSRFKGTVHEIQFAPGDIVKVGETLLKMIVNGSQVVPHDSLASSPDIPLGVDTSASPLSEGNAPRGSLSTPAVRHLVKQYGLNIDDIKGTGRDGRVLKEDVLNYAASKGLLQEPPSALEENVGQVELPEGGKSLLDSHFYEDKRIPLRGYQRAMVKSMSLAAKVPHFHYLEEINCDALVQLKASFQKENKDHDVKHTFLPFLIKSLSVALSKYPLLNSSFIEETNEVTLKGFHNIGVAMATEQGLVVPSIKKVQSLSILEITKELSRLHEMALQNRLSTNDITGGTITLSNIGAIGGKFGSPVLNLPEVAIIALGRIQKLPRFDDEENVYPSSIINVTVGADHRVVDGATVARFCNEWKSLVEKPELLLLHMR